A DNA window from Elephas maximus indicus isolate mEleMax1 chromosome 17, mEleMax1 primary haplotype, whole genome shotgun sequence contains the following coding sequences:
- the LOC126060925 gene encoding T-cell surface glycoprotein CD3 epsilon chain — MQLGALWVVLGLCLLSGGTWGQPESEEPDEDTQKTEDTWKKYKVSISGTRVVLTCPVESEQIQWEHNKMLLRTESEVQLVQEHFSEVENSGRYSCCKSTDKENKHHLYLKARVCESCMEVNLMAVVAIIIVDICITLGLLVVVYYWSKNRKAKAKPVKRGMGAGGRSRGQNKERPPPVPNPDYEPIRKGQRELYSGLNQRNV; from the exons gTGGTACTTGGGGGCAGCCAG AGAGTGAAGAACCTG aTGAAGATACACAGAAGA ctGAAGATACATGGAAGA AATATAAAGTCTCCATCTCTGGAACCAGGGTAGTGCTGACATGCCCCGTGGAATCAGAACAAATACAATGGGAGCACAATAAAATGCTCCTACGCACTGAATCTGAAGTCCAGCTAGTACAGGagcatttttcagaagtggagaacAGTGGTCGTTACTCCTGCTGTAAAAGCACCGACAAGGAGAACAAGCACCATCTCTACCTGAAAGCAAGAG TGTGCGAGAGCTGCATGGAGGTGAATCTGATGGCGGTGGTCGCAATCATCATAGTTGATATCTGCATCACTCTGGGCTTGCTGGTGGTGGTTTATTACTGGAGCAAGAACAGAAAGGCCAAGGCCAAGCCTGTGAAGCGAGGGATGGGTGCTGGCGGCAGGTCCAGGG GACAAAACAAGGAGAGGCCGCCACCTGTTCCCAACCCGGACTACGAG CCCATCCGGAAAGGCCAGCGGGAGCTGTATTCTGGTCTGAATCAGAGAAACGTCTGA
- the LOC126061185 gene encoding T-cell surface glycoprotein CD3 delta chain has protein sequence MKHSRFLAALILAALLPQVSFSEMTVEEHEDKVILNCNGNITVLEGTNGKLLSDNKSMDLGKGLLDPRGLYQCYEKADDKDSKTYTLEVYFRMCQNCVELDSATLAGIVITDIIATLLLALGVYCFAGHETGRLSGAADTQALLKNDQLYQPLRNRDDAQYSRLGGNWPRNK, from the exons atgaagcACAGCAGGTTTCTGGCTGCCCTGATCCTGGCTGCCCTTCTCCCCCAAG taaGCTTCTCTGAGATGACCGTGGAAGAACATGAGGATAAAGTGATTTTGAATTGCAATGGCAACATCACGGTCTTAGAGGGAACAAACGGAAAACTGTTGTCAGACAATAAAAGTATGGACCTGGGAAAAGGCCTCCTGGACCCACGAGGACTGTACCAGTGTTACGAGAAGGCTGATGATAaagacagcaaaacatatactttGGAAGTATACTTTCGCA tgtgtcagaacTGTGTGGAGCTGGACTCAGCCACCCTGGCTGGCATCGTCATCACTGACATCATTGCCACTCTGCTCCTTGCTTTGGGGGTCTACTGCTTTGCAGGACATGAGACTGGAAGGCTCTCTGGGG CTGCTGACACTCAAGCTCTGTTGAAGAATGACCAGCTCTACCAG CCCCTCAGAAATCGGGATGATGCTCAGTACAGCCGTCTTGGAGGAAACTGGCCTCGGAACAAGTGA